A region from the Vicia villosa cultivar HV-30 ecotype Madison, WI linkage group LG3, Vvil1.0, whole genome shotgun sequence genome encodes:
- the LOC131657522 gene encoding uncharacterized protein LOC131657522, giving the protein MAYFFTNPINWLKCLSIGRKKILHYTKQKTATYKHNRFKNPLLVVATATVTLFVMALSDTVLSNLTIIYVTIIVCIKLYGFLSGRTFTGAFILIMSTTAVILILISTLAWDVSRKATYAFNRHNHSHDVITCKGGICWHGVAVRSPASQVRFRLPQQMFPIPNAAF; this is encoded by the exons ATGGCATATTTTTTCACCAACCCAATCAATTGGCTGAAGTGCCTATCAATTGGCAGGAAGAAAATTTTG CATTACACAAAGCAAAAGACAGCAACATATAAACACAACCGCTTCAAAAACCCTTTGCTAGTAGTTGCTACCGCTACTGTTACACTCTTCGTTATGGCGCTATCTGACACGGTTCTCAGCAACCTTACGATAATCTACGTCACAATCATCGTCTGTATCAAGCTCTACGGCTTTCTCTCCGGTCGCACCTTCACCGGTGCTTTTATTCTGATCATGTCAACCACCGCGGTGATCCTTATTCTAATATCAACGCTGGCGTGGGATGTCTCACGTAAAGCCACGTATGCCTTCAACCGCCACAATCACAGCCATGATGTGATCACTTGCAAGGGAGGTATCTGTTGGCACGGCGTCGCCGTCCGATCACCGGCTTCTCAAGTCCGTTTCAGACTTCCACAACAGATGTTTCCCATTCCCAACGCCGCTTTCTGA
- the LOC131660263 gene encoding kinesin-like protein KIN-6: protein MSTTKMNNSTAKSCPYTVTVRRNPPRRARATPSHGITPFPNEEILSEQISKFPAATSEDDEIPKNPSTSENENPINPTPSENENLKVFLRIRPSQPPNQAPRVRAKTAWPKNQTKNVTNNLKKKSSSSCISINDSQSVTLLVPSDLQDAKRVKSETYGGFTHVFPSDSSQLEVYERMVKPMAEEFTKGKSGMLAALGPSGSGKTHTVFGTPRDPGMVPLVLGHIFKETEASRSYYIAIFEIYTERGKSEKLFDLLPDGSELSMQQSTIKGQKEVLISNAEQAESLIAQAVIKRATAMTNTNSQSSRSQCIINIRDGPKKGKGVVNSKSNNAVLTIIDLAGAEREKRTGNQGTRLVESNFINNTLMVFGLCLRSLLEHQKNPKKQLQKHFQNSMLTRYLRDYLEGKKRMTLLLTAKSGEDDYLDTSHLLRQASPYMQIKYNEVEPSINMVPKKRNHQASSIIDSAKQSPSLAHLKRMKLVSEHTVQAGKGVEECHTSKKVSKFDASSSVPEKGVEECNTSKKDTSTVSKFNASSSIPEKGVEECNTSKKDTSVSKFDASCAVPEKGVEECNTSKKDASTVSKFDASSSVTLKSECNSHVGSERNHIIMRNFARVIWNVLKQYNSKIKVAESEILSLKESIGYEKERNLELETQLNAFRAACTCCKGGNEKTNIEDGSLVDLDHLHDLDQEETFEAESPSEPRIDLSDEEHILGTTSTMFDSKKSERKVSVSSSKSGHHNALEADDESKDTFHAQPSSEPILNVSNEEPTVFSEPILNVSNEEPIVSSHTLLDSEKSDREVSVSWSMPVCHNDLEVDAMCKISSEIFHSESSPEPSNEEHMLGSSCTVLEPEKSDREVSESLSNSGIHEAFEVNAVRTVPNETLNAESPSKSRIDQLGEEHMLGSTCTKLDSEIPDREVSVSSSKPGHGNSLEVDAETLNAESPSKPRIDQLGEEHMLGSTCTKLDSEIPDREVSVSLSKPGDDNSLEVDAETLNSESPSKSRIDQLGEEHMLGSTCTKLDSEIPDREISVSSSKHGHDNSLEVDTEMLNAKSPSKPIIDPLSEERMLDSTCTELDSEIPDREVSISSSKPGLDNSLEVDAETFHAQTSSEPMTGPGRQLHMENSNSLVLDVLASSSKPEDHKDLVVEAKSKIPSELLDSSLSTKDGILDPSLPKDVSSTETQKDKVVSNSCKPPRSKRTLMPSSSILSRNLSTFDLFDESEKSKENRGTRKLGARDDPKRSNGSISLLHMLHGAPHAPW from the exons ATGTCCACAACGAAAATGAACAACAGCACCGCAAAATCATGCCCTTACACCGTAACCGTTCGCCGGAACCCTCCCCGGAGAGCTCGTGCTACTCCTTCCCACGGAATCACACCGTTTCCCAACGAAGAAATTTTGTCCGAGCAAATATCAAAATTTCCAGCAGCAACATCAGAGGATGATGAGATTCCTAAAAATCCATCAACATCCGAGAATGAGAATCCGATCAATCCAACTCCATCGGAGAACGAGAATCTGAAGGTATTTCTCAGAATCCGTCCgtctcaacctccaaatcaagcTCCGCGCGTGAGAGCCAAAACCGCGTGGCCGAAAAATCAAACTAAAAACGTAACTAACAATTTGAAGAAGAAAAGCTCCTCTTCGTGTATATCCATTAACGATTCACAGTCAGTGACATTATTAGTTCCTTCGGATTTGCAAGACGCGAAGAGAGTGAAATCAGAAACATACGGTGGTTTCACTCACGTTTTCCCTTCCGATTCATCTCAG TTGGAAGTTTACGAGAGAATGGTGAAACCTATGGCGGAGGAGTTTACCAAGGGTAAAAGTGGAATGCTGGCAGCATTAGGTCCCAGTGGGTCTGGGAAGACTCATACTGTTTTCGGAACCCCGAGGGACCCTGGAATGGTACCTCTTGTCCTAGGCCATATTTTCAAGGAGACCGAGGCTTCTAG ATCCTATTACATAGCTATATTCGAGATATATACTGAACGAGGAAAATCAGAAAAACTGTTTGATTTATTACCAGATGGCAGTGAACTAAGTATGCAGCAATCCACCATAAAAGGCCAGAAAGAG GTTCTCATCTCTAATGCTGAACAGGCAGAATCCTTGATAGCACAAGCTGTGATAAAACGTGCAACTGcaatgacaaataccaacagtcaGTCGAG CCGGTCACAATGCATCATAAACATTCGCGACGGTCCTAAAAAAGGTAAAGGAGTGGTCAATTCTAAGTCAAACAATGCTGTTTTGACTATCATTGACCTTGCTGGAGCTGAAAGagaaaaaagaacaggaaatcAG GGGACAAGATTGGTTGAAAGCAATTTTATCAACAACACGTTGATGGTGTTTGGCTTATGTTTAAGA TCTTTATTGGAGCACCAAAAAAATCCCAAGAAACAATTGCAGAAGCACTTCCAAAATTCTATG TTAACAAGGTATCTGCGAGACTATTTGGAGGGCAAGAAGCGCATGACCTTG CTTTTAACAGCCAAGTCGGGAGAGGATGATTATCTTGATACATCTCACCTACTTAGACAAGCTTCTCCTTACATGCAAATCAA GTATAATGAAGTTGAACCATCAATAAATATGGTTCCAAAAAAAAGGAATCACCAAGCTTCTTCCATAATTGATAGTGCAAAACAATCACCTTCATTAGCACATTTAAAGAGGATGAAACTCGTTAGTGAACATACTGTGCAG gCTGGAAAGGGTGTTGAAGAATGTCACACTTCGAAGAAAG TGTCTAAATTCGATGCTAGCAGTTCTGTCCCTGAAAAGGGTGTTGAAGAATGTAACACTTCGAAGAAAG ATACTTCAACAGTGTCTAAATTCAATGCTAGCAGTTCTATCCCTGAAAAGGGTGTTGAAGAATGCAACACTTCGAAGAAAG ATACTTCAGTGTCTAAATTCGATGCTAGCTGTGCTGTCCCTGAAAAGGGTGTTGAAGAATGTAACACTTCAAAGAAAG ATGCTTCAACAGTGTCTAAATTCGATGCTAGCAGTTCTGTCACTTTAAAGTCAGAGTGCAATAGCCATGTCGGAAGCGAGAGAAATCACATTATAATGAGGAATTTTGCAAGAGTTATATGGAATGTATTGAAGCAATACAATTCCAAAATTAAG GTTGCGGAAAGTGAAATACTCAGTCTCAAAGAAAGCATAGGatatgaaaaggaaagaaatctaGAGTTGGAAACGCAGCTGAATGCCTTCAGGGCTGCCTGTACTTGTTGCAAAGGAGGAAATGAAAAAACCAATATTGAAGATGGTTCATTAGTTGATCTTGATCACTTGCATGATTTGGACCAAGAG GAAACCTTTGAGGCAGAGTCACCATCTGAGCCTAGAATCGACCTATCAGATGAAGAGCATATACTGGGTACTACTAGTACAATGTTTGATTCTAAAAAATCAGAAAG GAAAGTTTCAGTCTCCTCGTCAAAGTCGGGGCATCATAATGCTTTGGAGGCTGATGACGAGAGCAAG GATACATTTCATGCGCAACCTTCTTCTGAGCCTATACTTAATGTGTCCAATGAAGAGCCTACTGTTTTTTCTGAGCCTATACTTAATGTGTCCAATGAAGAGCCTATTGTTTCTTCCCACACACTGTTAGATTCTGAAAAATCAGATAG GGAAGTCTCTGTTTCATGGTCAATGCCTGTGTGTCATAACGATTTGGAAGTAGATGCTATGTGCAAGATATCTAGC gaaatatTTCATTCAGAGTCATCACCTGAGCCGTCTAATGAAGAGCATATGCTTGGTTCTAGCTGCACGGTGTTAGAACCTGAAAAATCAGATAG GGAAGTCTCAGAATCATTATCAAACTCAGGAATTCATGAGGCTTTTGAAGTTAATGCTGTGAGGACCGTACCTAAT gaaacattaaatgcagagtcACCATCTAAGTCTAGAATTGACCAGTTGGGTGAAGAACATATGCTTGGTTCTACCTGTACGAAGTTAGACTCTGAAATACCAGATAG GGAAGTCTCAGTCTCTTCATCAAAGCCTGGGCATGGTAATTCTTTGGAGGTTGACGCT GAAACGCTAAATGCAGAGTCACCATCTAAGCCTAGAATTGACCAGTTGGGTGAAGAACACATGCTTGGTTCTACCTGTACGAAGTTAGACTCTGAAATACCAGATAG GGAAGTCTCGGTCTCTTTATCAAAGCCTGGGGATGATAATTCTTTGGAGGTTGACGCT GAAACATTAAATTCAGAGTCACCATCTAAGTCGAGAATTGACCAGTTGGGTGAAGAACATATGCTTGGTTCTACCTGTACGAAATTAGACTCTGAAATACCAGATAG GGAAATCTCAGTCTCTTCATCAAAGCATGGGCATGATAATTCTTTGGAGGTTGACACT GAAATGTTAAATGCAAAGTCACCATCTAAGCCAATAATTGACCCGTTGAGTGAAGAACGTATGCTTGATTCTACTTGTACGGAGTTAGACTCTGAAATACCAGATAG GGAAGTCTCAATCTCTTCATCAAAGCCTGGGCTTGATAATTCTTTGGAGGTTGACGCT GAAACATTTCACGCACAGACATCATCTGAGCCCATGACTGGTCCTGGCAGACAGTTGCATATGGAAAATTCAAATAGTTTAGTCTT GGATGTTTTGGCCTCCTCATCAAAACCAGAGGATCATAAGGATTTGGTAGTTGAAGCTAAGAGCAAGATACCGAGT GAATTGTTAGATTCTTCGCTGTCAACAAAAGATGGTATTTTGGATCCTTCATTGCCCAAAGATGTCTCATCTACCGAAACCCAGAAAGATAAAGTAGTCAGTAACTCCTGCAAGCCGCCTAGGTCGAAAAG GACACTTATGCCTTCCTCATCCATTTTATCAAGAAACTTGAGCACCTTTGATCTTTTTGACGAATCCGAGAAATCAAAG GAGAACAGGGGCACACGGAAGCTGGGTGCACGTGATGATCCTAAAAGATCAAATGGAAGCATCTCTCTGCTCCACATGCTCCATGGTGCTCCACATGCTCCATGGTAG